The genome window CTTGCAAAGTATTCAATGGCTGCCTTACGGAGGTGTGGGCATGAGTGCCGCATGGCGAGCACGCAGTACGGCACAGTGTTCTCCACATGTAAATCCTTGACCAAATGCTGCTCGCACATCTCCTTCAGCACGTGCAGCTCATATCTGTCTGCGAGCACCAGCAGTTGGGGTGCTACACTCTGCAGCTGCGGTACCTCGTCCGTGTACAAGAAGGTCAGCAACTGCTGCACCACATCCACAGGCATGTCGGGGATTAAGATTAACTGCTTCCCCCGGCGGAGTAACGCGTCGAACACGGAGCTCTGAGCCACCAGCACCGAGCTGTGGGCCGGCAATCGGCCATCTGCAGCCACCATCGAGACGTCAGCACCCAACCCCGACTCCAATAGAGACCTCAGTTCATTTGGTGGGCTTCCGTGTGGCTGTTGCATATTGAGCACTGTTAACAACCTGAAATCGCCAAAGCACCACATTAAAATTCTTTACTAGGTACTCTAACACCTTAATGTCTTATTATTTTTCTGCCTCGACAGAGAACAACAGGTAAATATAGCATGAATCAAACATATGCAAGAAATCTTGAGGGCAATATAAAGTTGCCGATACCACTTTTGTACCCAATCATCATCGCTACTTGTTACACATGTACTGCCTGGACCCCAATTACATTATTGGTGGCTCACCACTATTTACAGCAGACTTTAAAGATCTGTAAAATGCTGAGGGAATGTGCATTTCACAGAATAGTGGTGAGGGCCTCAACAAACAAATGAGCATCAAAGACACAGAGGCCACTACAAGTCATACTTAGTTACAAGTGGAAGCAGTGGCTACGAATAACAACATAGctagcagcacctgaagaagacaactgGATTGGTCATCGAAATACTGTGCATAAAAATGGGAAGCAACTACTCGGCTGAACAtctgaaagcactattaatcaATCATACCAAGAAAACCAGaaattgtaaatttcttttttttgcAAAGTATGACCTGTGTAGCTGTTTAACGTATGCTTGAGTGAAAAGTGAATGCAGAAGGGGGTGTCTTGTTTATATCATCAATTACATTTTGATTTTAATATGGATACCATACTGTAACTTTTGTTTCCAAGCTCTTCTAAAATATTTTGCTTCTACACATaccaacaacaaaaaagaaaataataataataataataataataattcccgtggaggcccgggaaaagaataggccacCGGTATGTTCTgctagtcgtaaaaggcgacgaaaagaacaaaccactaatagggctaaccccccttttagtgcgattacttggttcaggacagaactgaagaagcctcggacaagcgccgtcatggtcggggacgacgcttgaaccctatgcccgcccacaatggtaacgacactgctagccaactggaaaatgatttaaatccaaatagaggtgttttgcaggatatgcttcctgcaaccaccctagaaggaaaacaaagacagaggatgagatggtcagatgaagttaatcgacacctcatgttctgttatt of Schistocerca serialis cubense isolate TAMUIC-IGC-003099 chromosome 2, iqSchSeri2.2, whole genome shotgun sequence contains these proteins:
- the LOC126458213 gene encoding speckle-type POZ protein-like codes for the protein MQQPHGSPPNELRSLLESGLGADVSMVAADGRLPAHSSVLVAQSSVFDALLRRGKQLILIPDMPVDVVQQLLTFLYTDEVPQLQSVAPQLLVLADRYELHVLKEMCEQHLVKDLHVENTVPYCVLAMRHSCPHLRKAAIEYFARHALPVLGSQGWVQELRKDPRPLVEISRLVASHAITEASVEELGKLLASGIRMDEEKIST